Below is a window of Natronorubrum halophilum DNA.
GAACTCGAGTCCGAACGCGTCGCACCGACGACGACGGCGCTCGAGGAGACCGGCTACGAGGAACACGAGGTCACACAGGAAACGATCGAGGAGACGGTCGATGTCGGCGTCGAACGCGACGTTCACGCCTCGGTGTGGAGTTCGGTCTACTCGAAACGCGTCGAGCAGCTAGGACAGGAACGCGACGGCGCGTTCTTCGCCGCCGTTTCGATCCCGGATTTTTCGATACTGGGTCGGTCGTTCAACCCCATCACGGAGATGAGTAACGAAGAACTCCTCAACGAGTTCGTGGATCAACTCGACGGCGATCAAAGCGGGATCGACAACATCGCCCA
It encodes the following:
- a CDS encoding DUF6517 family protein produces the protein MTYSRRTVLAAGATGVLALTAGCLDFTLGNGPLELESERVAPTTTALEETGYEEHEVTQETIEETVDVGVERDVHASVWSSVYSKRVEQLGQERDGAFFAAVSIPDFSILGRSFNPITEMSNEELLNEFVDQLDGDQSGIDNIAHQETISFEILGDEREVEVFEGESEVAGEPVDVEIKLASFSHEDDLIVLLGSYPAPLAEESANVEVLMESVEHPV